GGAGTTTCTTTTTTAGGATGGAAGAATTATCTCCAACCTTCGTTTTTCAGTTCACTGTGATTCAGATACAATCCAGAAGCGCCAACGGAAGGAGCTCTCGTGTGTCCTTGAAACTGAGTGTAAGTTACATTCGAGTTAAAAGGCCAGATCCCTTCGCTCTGAGTCAAAGACGCCTGGCACTGGCTCAGTCCACCGGCTTTGTTATAAGCGCAAGAGGAGTGATACGCAACAGCGTAGTCGTCTTCGCCCGGAAGGATCAGAGATGCGCCTGCCATTCCTTTATATCCCGGAACCTGATAGATGGTAACTCCCGCGGTGTTGTTGTGGTTGTAAGCACCTCTCGCTGTGGAAACGATAAGAGCCTTGTCCATCGAATTTCCGGCAAAACCAAAAGTTGCACCGTTCAATGCGGACGCCAATTCAGAACCACCGGAAGCGGCTGCAAGCGCGGTTACTTTTGTGAAATTGTAACCTTTGCTGGAAGCGCTTGCTCCCAGGTTTGCGAGCCAGTATTCAGTCACGTAACAACCCGCGCTATGGCAAACGATTTTGCAGGAATTGGTTCCTTTGCAATATGTGTTCACTACAGTCGTAAAGTTGGTTTGTGCTCTCGCCGTTCCATAACTTCTTGGATCCGAAGTTCCGTCGTATCCAACGAAAACTTTCGCTCCAGAAACAGAATTCACACTTGTTCCCCAGTAGTTGTTTACGTCGGTCGTTCCAGTGCCGTTATGATTCTGATCAGACTTCCCGTGAACAAACACGGTGTAAGTCTGAGCAGACAAGGATCCTGCCATAAACAGGGCACAAAAAATCAACCCAACGCTCTTCGTTTTTTTCATTTTCATTCTCTTCACTATTCTCCTGATATATAAATTAGGAAGGAGTCCGCTGCATTGTTCAGAACTTAGGCAAGTTTAGTCAAGTCCAAGTGGAATCTTTTTTAAATAACGGATAGAATAAAAACTTTCATCTTATTTTTTGATTTTTTGAGTTCGTTTCTTTTGGTTTACGAAGAACGTCGTTAGTTAACTTGAATTTTGTTTCCGAGAATGAGTTGAAAAGGAATTCTGAGTTAACAATCAGTCTTCAATTGGAAAAGCGTGTCTTTTGAATCTCATTTTTGTTAAGCGAAATGAAGAATTTATTATGTTCTTTTGAATTCCTTATAACCAACGATGAAAAAGGATGGAGAATTTTAAATCGATCCGTAAAAAAGGGAGAATTCCATTTTAGTAATAGAGTTCAAAGTCCGGGGAAAAGATTTTCTCCTTTTGTTAAGCGAAGTCGATAGATTTCCGGAATTCGAAATAATTCTTTGTTAAGAGACATCGAATCGTTTAGTTCTAATCTTTTTCTGGAGATTTGAAATCGTTTCCAGAGCATTTCCGCGTAAGGTCCGGTTCCTATCATTCTACTCGAATAATCGGAATCATAGAGTTTGCCACCTCTTGCTTGTCGGATTAAGTTTTCTACTTTTTCCTTTTTAAGAGGGTAATTCTTTTCCAACCAATCCAAAAAGAGAGGCGCGACTTCGAATGGGAGTCTCAAAAAGACCATTCCCGCTGATCTGGCTCCGGATTCTTTTGCCGCTTGAAGGATCGTTTCGAGTTCGTTATCGTTTAGGCCGGGGATCATCGGAGCAGCCAATACTCCGGTAGGAACTCCAGCATCGGAAAGTTTACGGATGGAATCCAATCTTCTTTCCGGACTGGCTGTTCTTGGTTCCATTTTTTTCCAGAGTTCCGAATCCAGAGTGGTAAGGCTGATAAAAACTTTTGTTAAATTCTGAGACGCCAATGTTTCGAGAAGATCTAAGTCTCGGGTTATGAGATACGATTTTGTAGTGAGAGTTACCGGTTGTCGAAACTCTATAAATACTTTGAGGAGTTCCCGCGTGATTTCCAATTTTCTTTCGGTTGGCTGGTAGGCGTCGGTGGCTCCCGCGAGCTGAATGGTTCGAACTTCCCCTTTTTGTTTTGAGAGATACTTTCTCAGAAGTTCGGGCGCGTTTCTTTTTGCAAAAATCTTGGTTTCAAAGTCGATACCGGGAGAAAGATCCACGTAGGCGTGATTGGGCCGAGCGTAACAGTAAATACAACCGTGTTCGCATCCTCTGTAGGGATTGATGGACCGAGTAAAGTAAAGATCCGGACAATCATTTTCCGACACGATTGTCTTTGCGTGTTCCTCGAAAAGTATGGTTTTGGGTGAAGGAAGTTCTTCCCAATACTCAGGATCTCTTTCCCGTGTGATAGAATCAAACCGTCCGGAGATTTTCGATTCCGTGCCTCGGTTGAATTTTCTCTGTTCCATCATGGATTTTCTCAAATTCGAGTATTTACTATTTATAAAATAAGTAAACAAAAATTAAGTATTCTTACCTTTTGAAAAGACTAAATAATTCGAGAAAGAAATCCGTATTTTTTTTATTCACTTTTGATATAAAATTCGTCTATAGTATAGGGGGGTATAGTATATGAAACCGAAACACAAACTACATTCGGATCCTAAGACAAAAGAAAGTTTAACCTTGAGGCTCAAAAAAATAGAAGGGCAGATCCGAGGAATCCAGGGAATGATTGAAAGGGACGAATACTGTGACGACGTTCTAAATCAATTGTCTTCCGCAAAGTCAGCGTTAGACGGAGTTTCAAAAACTCTTCTAAAAAGCCATATTGAAACCTGCGTCGTAGAAAGATTTAAGGAGAACGATCCCGCGATCTTGAATGAGTTTATGACTACGGTTGACCGCATTCTTAAATAAATCTTGGAGGAATGAATCATGAAAGAAATTAAATTAACAGTCGAAGGAATGACCTGCAACCACTGTCAGCACACGATCGAATCCGCGTTAAAGGAAATCGGTCTTTCATCCAAAGCGAGCTTGGCAAATAAGGAAGTCGTTTATCAAGGAGAAGGTACGGAAGAAGAATTATCCAAGGTCAGAGCCGCGATCTTGGAAGAAGGATATACGCCGGGTGCCGTTCAATGAGCGCGCTCGTTCAAACTGAATCCTCCGACTCCGGAATTACGCTCGACTTGATCGGAATGACCTGCGCCAACTGCGCTCTCCGAATCGAGAAAGGTTTAAAAAAAGTTCCGGGAGTCAAGGACGCGAGGGTCAACTTCGCGATGGAAACCGCAAAGGTTGAATTTTCATCTCCGGTTTCGGAAGAAGCCTTATTGGATAAGGTGGATTCTCTCGGATACAGAGCGCTCGTTCACGAAGATATAGTCATTCATGGAGAGGCGGAAAAAGCCCACGAAAAAGAATTTAAAAAACTCAAATTCAGGCTTCTAACTTCCGCTTTGTTTTCTTTTCCATTGCTTTTGGCGATGGTCGGACATTTTGGGGAAAACAAACTTTCCGAATATTTGCATTTTCTAATGAACCCTTGGCTTCAGTTCGCACTGGCGACTCCGGTACAGTTTTGGATCGGTTCCTCTTTTTATCTGGGTGCTTTTCGATCGCTTAAGAACGGCGGGGCGAATATGGACGTCCTCGTGGCTTTAGGAACTTCCGCCGCCTATTTTTACAGCTTAAACCAATCGTTTCTCTCTTTGGAAGAACACCATCATGGAGAAATTTTTCTCTACTACGAAACTTCCGCGGTCTTAATCACTTTGATTTTATTCGGAAAATTCTTAGAACATCTCGCGAGAGGAAAATCTTCGAAAGCGATTCAATCTTTGGTCGGGCTTCAACCAAAGACCGCAAATATCATTCGCGAAGATGAAATTCAGGAAATCCCATTGG
This is a stretch of genomic DNA from Leptospira tipperaryensis. It encodes these proteins:
- a CDS encoding PA0069 family radical SAM protein produces the protein MMEQRKFNRGTESKISGRFDSITRERDPEYWEELPSPKTILFEEHAKTIVSENDCPDLYFTRSINPYRGCEHGCIYCYARPNHAYVDLSPGIDFETKIFAKRNAPELLRKYLSKQKGEVRTIQLAGATDAYQPTERKLEITRELLKVFIEFRQPVTLTTKSYLITRDLDLLETLASQNLTKVFISLTTLDSELWKKMEPRTASPERRLDSIRKLSDAGVPTGVLAAPMIPGLNDNELETILQAAKESGARSAGMVFLRLPFEVAPLFLDWLEKNYPLKKEKVENLIRQARGGKLYDSDYSSRMIGTGPYAEMLWKRFQISRKRLELNDSMSLNKELFRIPEIYRLRLTKGENLFPGL
- a CDS encoding metal-sensitive transcriptional regulator; this translates as MKPKHKLHSDPKTKESLTLRLKKIEGQIRGIQGMIERDEYCDDVLNQLSSAKSALDGVSKTLLKSHIETCVVERFKENDPAILNEFMTTVDRILK
- a CDS encoding heavy-metal-associated domain-containing protein → MKEIKLTVEGMTCNHCQHTIESALKEIGLSSKASLANKEVVYQGEGTEEELSKVRAAILEEGYTPGAVQ